The window ATAACTTACTGGTTTGGGATGTCTTATAACCTGTTGATCTGCTTATTCATTGTGCACGATAAACCTTGTTTGTACAATATTCCAAACAAATGTCGTTTGAAGGAGATATGGTCGTAGTTACATGTTTCCAGGGAAATCTGTTTAGTCCCAGAATACGTAAGTGATGTTACGTGAAACTCATTCTGAAATAACACGAACGATACCTCTTAATTAATGAGGTAATTAACTTTTTACTGCTATCGTGGTACGTGTGAATTCGCAGTACGAAAGAAGGCCTTTTGATAGAAGTAACAGATTCAGAGGCAGTAAACAATGACACTTGCGAAATTTGTGCCGTACCGACGGATGGCAGGGAAACCAGGTTTCTGGGGGGACCTTGCACTCACCCAGCGCCAGAATGGGGGTGTTCTCATGGCGAGGCGGTACGGCGAGCGTGGTGGGGGCGCCGAGGTCATAATCGCGCACGAGcggaggcagagagagagggagcgagagagacagagagagcgagCACCAGGGAGAGGAAAGCAGCACTCCGCACTCCCCTGGAGGTCAAGATGCCGCCGGTCCAGCTAGGCCCCTCGGGCCGTTGGGAGGCGTTGCGCCGTAGTGGGGGGAGGTTTTCAGCACATATAAACCTCTGTGGCATATCGTTGCGAGGTTCAGTGTGTAGATAAGAACGCCGGTTTTCGCCCAACAGCACCACCTATCAACAAACCGAGGGTAGTGCTGAGCGCCAGACATGCTGCTCCGAACGTGGATGCTGGTACTGCTGACAGTGACATGGACGGCATCGGCTGATGACAAGAGTGGAGACGGAGACGAAGATCTCGGCGTCGGCCTCAAGATGGCCTTTCGCTTGTACGACGAGTGCGAGAGACGCGGTGACACCCTGGCGGTGTGCCTCAAGATGCGAGCTGTGAACCTCCTGGACCGAGCCATGCGTTTGCCGGAAATCCCTCTGGGGGAGTCGGTGCTACTGGTGCGGTCGTCGGAAGAGGATGACGCGACAGGCGGCAGCAGAGGCGCGTCCCAAGACGACCTTGCGGATCGCAGCGGCAACCCTGACCAGAGGGAGGCCAGAGTGGACCGAGCCCTCATGGACCGCGTGGCGCGCTTCATCAGCTCCCATAGGCTGCAGCTGACGCTGCCCAGGCTGCAGGGCGAGGACCTGGAGAGGGGCGTCGAGGAAGGTGTGTTTCCATTTAGGTTTCATTGAGATGTACGCCTACATACACAAGTTGCGGGCAATAACTGTGCGGTACTAAGTGGTACTAACATCGTGCCAGTACTATAGGTTTCTGTTCCACTCCCTTGCTCACTGAACGAGGGTGTTAAAATGACTCTCGGTATGATGCTGTGCGTCCGCTAATGTCTCATATTCTAATGGTGTCTAGCACAATGGCGGCACGATGCTCGCAGATTGGTTTAACAATACAGGTTCTCTTAATACACCAGCTGGGCTTCGAGAGAACTACGTTGTGCTTCTTCCAAGGAATCCCGTTGAAGTTCAGCGAACATTTCATTACACTCCAGATGTGGTGTATGGACGTAGAAGCATGTCTCTGGATATGTTGAACGTCTGTGATCTTGCCTGCCTGATAAGAGCTCCAGTCACTGGAACTTACCCTGGAACTGATCACAGTAGCGTTTcgtatttcctttacagatgcactgcaTTTTCTCAGAACACAAACAACAAGTAAATGTCTTTCATTTGATTTTCCTAAAACTGATCGTACGAGATCGTCACATTTCATATAGCTTCTTGCTATTATCGCTACATACTTACGTGATATGATATGCTCAAAATGTTTATTACTATCACTTTCATGTACATTTGGGTCCTTTCTCTTCACATTTATCTATTATGAAAAATTGTTGTCATTCGCTACAACAAAAGGAAACTCCCTGTAGTACAAAACGCTATCATTGTCGCTTATTTGTAGATGGTATTCATGGTTTTGGATGTTTTTATCACCACAAGTACTTTTACTCTGAGCAATAATCCAGACACTGTGGTTTTTATGTACACAAGGAAAGAATACCAAGTAACAGAAATTATATTGCAATGACATTTTCACAAGCACAGCGATCTCTGTATTATTGTAACGAGCTTCCAAAGTAGAAGCTGTTTTTCCCAGATCGCAGTTTATACTTATCCTGAATACTAGCTTCAGCAAGTTATATTGCCATATTCATATGATCGGATACCTGACTGTATAGCCTCTACGTGTGTCAAATGGACAGATGGCCACTTCAGTTGCACGTAAACACAAAAAAGGCATAACACGagaaaaggacaaaactgcaaaatTTTGGTATTATCTTATTTCCTCTTTAGTCCACCTTAGCCAACATCCCATTCAGAGTGAAACTTCAAATTCCGTTTACATTTGGATACATGATTATTAAGATATCTGGAGCAGGCAAAATAATTATTCTCTTGTAAGAGAACCTAGATCTCTCAGAAGCACTGATGATAGGCTACATTAGCTGTGTAATGTACTTTAACTAAACTCATTGTCCTTTGGTTTATATATTATAGTAATAGTTCACAGCTGTGGCGCCAGTCTTTTGTAGTTTCGTATTCCTAAGAAAACCATACACTGACGATAGTATCTAAAGATCTACTTTTACTGTATAATGCACATTATTTATTCTTATGATTGCATTGCTTACAATGTGTTAATTTTACTATTATGTAGTCATACATCTATCTGCAGATAATCTTTGTTGTATCTCTTTTCCTCAGTTTAGTATTCAATTGGGAAACTGATTGGTGATTACGATGGACATAGTAAATAAGAAATGACAGTAGCCAAAACTTAAAACAGAAAACGACAGGAAAATACAAATCAAATTTGGTACCCAATGTAAGAAAGTGAATTGCGTCCAGAACAGACAGTTCGAATGTATACTATAAGAAGCGAAAAAATTCCTATTTTACGTTGGAATTGTTTTACACTCAGATGAAAAAGATGCAAGCAATGGTTGGAAATGAAtggttcgaaactagtcaccattaaGGAAAATATATGCAAACGTGACAGGGAACTAactaaataacgtagtaaaacattaCCCTCCGACTGTTTCAGAACACAAAATAGTAAAATCAGAATGTCAAATCAGAGCATGCATAATTAGAGTTTCTTAGAGAGGTAAGAAAAGCAATGTCTCTACCAATACCGATATATTACTCACTGCAataacatgtatttaaaaaaataaaataaaactgaatatgACGGTCATGTCCAGAGGACTGCGCGACGAcggccggccgtcgtgtcatcctaccCCATATGGCGTCACTCGCTTGCGGTACAGTGGAGCGTGGGGTCAGCAAACAGCTCTCCAGGCTATTATCGGCTGTTCTAACCTTGGAGCCGTTATTTATCATTCACCTCGATTCAGAACTAGCATTTAGAGGCCACCCATTACAGTTCTGCTTCCACGGAAAGTTTCTTGGCACTACTGGAAACTGAGTGCATGTGCTCCGCACTGCATACACGCTGACAACTCAGTTATGGAAGCGGACCTCCATTACATGTGAAATTCTTAAATATCGCAGACGTCTACACATACTATGCTCAAGTATACCTGTCAAATACAAAATCGAAAATTTCTACTGGCCTAATCGTTTAacaaacgtttctttttttttttaaggaaacatGACGTAAAATTATATGCTAACACTTTTCCTCCAAGCTTAAGTCTTAGAGTATTCTTGCAGTTGAGCTACATCAACACAGCTGAAAAACATTTGTACTAATAACATAGGTGGTCTACGGTGTTATTGTATATTAATAGATAAAAATTGTCAGTCAATGTGTAATTTTATTTCTATCGTGAAGCAGAACACCAGcatccatattccacaagccaccttgcGTTGAATGACTGAATGTTAAGTGTAGTTCCCTCTTCCTATCGTTACATTAATTCCAGTGGGCTGGTGCATGTGTCAATGTAGTTGAAACTTCGAAAAATTGTCTCCGTGGCTGTGATGCTTCAAATTTCACCTGTATTTACGCGAGCTTTCCGTTTTATTCTCATCGATGTATGCCGATAGTATAATGCTGACCTCAATAATTTTTCTATTGCACACTAAAGCATTCGTGATTTCAGTGCTGTTAGAAGTAGATAAATAACTGACATGTTTTTAGAGgttaaaaactaaaatttataaTCATCATCAAAGTGTGGTACGTCCTTAGATCTAACTCCAAAATAATTCTCTGAAACCGAGAATGAAGAGAAAAGCACgtgaataaatatttaaatgtttagaTACATTCATTTGGTTCGGTAAAGAACTTTTTTTTCCATCAGATAACCCGTACCGACAACATTACGTGACATGGAAATGTTGAGGAAATAACCTGCCATTAATGCTTTTAGGTAAAGCCCACGTACGTTTATAACCCTAAGAAAATACACCTACCACTGTCGTAACGCCGTTCCGGAAGTCAGATACATGGACAAATATTTGCGTAGCCATTGTACTCTTCTGGAAAcatcttgtaaacagaaatgtgtaaattctcagctttcaataaaatttaacGAACTGTGAATTTAAGACGTGACCGCATGTAGTTCCAAGActgtaatagctgtagctgcggttGCTTCGTGAAGAAAATATTAAGAAGGTATGAGATTTTAACACTTCTTTTTAGTGGCAGTAAGGAAAAAAGTGGTGCAGCTTGGAAACAATAGGGAATTACGTAGTAATTGGCGCTTGCAGCCACTTTGGTCGCCCGTGACTGCAAGCTTGTTTTGTGAAGGCAAATTTGCAGAACCGTTGTTTCATATAATTACTTCTTTCACCATTCTTTCAAATCTGCGAACAATAGCAAGATTTTCCGTAGAATTTAGTCTGTCAACTCACAAGAATCCAAAGGCCTAGCATATTGTAGAGAGTGAAACGAATCACATAGAATTTTCGAAAAAATTACGTCAGGCAGACTGTTGGGTTCTTGAACACATAGTATGACATCCAAATCGATGTAGTACATGTCAGGAAAAAATAATAAGTGATACTTATTTTAAATAacaattccttaatgaaattttcataTGTGAATTAAATTAGGTTTATTAACCATCTTCCCatttaaaaataatacaaattttatcaAAACGTGAAAAAAAGTTTTCACGGCTAATTTTCACAGGTCACTTTAATGAGCTGAGGGTGTGTAAAAGCCGGATACCATATAGCAATCAcgttatttaattttattaatgatgtGATAACTTTGTTCTCTTCATAAATTATTAAACGAAGTAAAATAAACTGGCCACCTCGAATTCCCCCAAGTTGCTTTCAAATTATGCcttattactagctaaaactttcATGAATGCTGGTGAGTTACTGGAAAGTGTTTGAGGTTGATGAACACTTTGGTTCACGAAAGGAATTTACTTTAGGTCTTCACACTGATCGCTTTTATTCATATTATTGATTACGTGAATGTGATGTTGGTTTGGAAGAGAGATCGACCTatattgtttccattttgtttAATCCAGGTATAAATATAATATATAGCTGGTGTATCTAATTCTTTGCAGTTGATTCTGCGGTACCTTCTGAATTACACGTCACGAATAATTGGTATGACTTGTGGTTTCGGAAATTTAATTAGGCTTCGTTTGCTACCCGAAATACGATAATAAATGACTATAATCGTTCTATGCTTGCTTTACTGTTCTAATACCATGCACGTCTCACACTTTGGTATAGCAAACAAGTTTCTGCTTAGGTTTTGTGCTCTTTTCTTCGCCACTGAAATTATTATCTAGCCTTCTCGGACACCACTAGCAGTTGATTCCCAGTCACATTAATACACAGTTTAATAAAGGACTTTCTCAAGTAACATCACGTTTGTTGCTAGAGATAAACAAACCGAACCAGTTAGCCGAAATTCTTCTGCCACCGTAATTCTCTAATATACTTAAAAGACATGACTTACATAGTGAAACCGCTTTGGCAGACAATTTGTAGAATATACTGCAAGTCGTAAATCTAGTATCCAATGTCTTAAGTGAGCTATTCTTCCTGTGTAAAGAGCTTGTCTGTAATATGTTAGGATCAGTTAGCTGTGGAGCTTCGTTGTAAAATTGTTTTAATTGTTTGAAATAGTGAAATGAAACAAACTTTTGGTCTTACTTTTTACTCTCATTCTTAGAAGGCAATTTGTCTCATTGTACCTGAGACAACTGAAACGTCCTCCAGTGAGAATCGAATGGTACCACATATAACTTTAGATGTTACAAAAATCAATGGAACAGACTTCAACCTACTAGATGTTTTCCATTAACCATTTGAATGCTTCATTTTTAAGGTTTTAGCGGTAGACGTTTCTTCCTCTAGTGCTCAGGGCTTGACACTCATGTTACTGAAGTCACTTCAGTATGCCACGCAAAATGGGGACATCGTACTCATACTGAGTGAGACCGCATCCTCTGTCGTTGATAATTCAATGAGGAGGAGAGTGCACAAATTTCTTCAGGTACATGATATCCCACTGCAGTCACTCATAGATGATAAGTTTTGAGCATTTGATCATGCCGCACCGTCGATTACTGAAAAAAAACGAGTTTACCCAGTATCGGACTAGATTTGCAACTgcattcaagactttcttgtagaTAAAGCTCTACACGTCGCTCTCAACTGAACAAAATCGACAGCATTAAAGGTAACTTCTAGGGtacacaaggaagtgtgatagaaccgttaaTGTTCACAAGGTAAATAAATGATCTGGTAGAAACAGTCGGAAACTCTTTAAAACTGATCGCATATGGCTcactgtctataagaaagtagaaaCGCTAGAATACAGCACAGATCTGCAGAATGACATCAGAGGACTTGTGAATGGTGCACGCTCTGCCAGTGGACTCTGAATCTGATTATAGTACACTGCGTATACACTACTGATGGAAAATTTCTGCAAACAGAATCTGCCGTAAAAAATCTATGAGTGACTATCCAGAGTGACCGTAAATGCAACGAGCGCTTAAAAAAATAGTAcgaaaagctgatgccagactgagattcggagAAAGAATTTTAAGGAATTGTAACTGAGTCACGGAGGAAGTGGCTTGCAAGGCGGTTGttagaccgattcttgagtatcgttCTTCAGTCTGGCTGccgtatcaggtaggactgacagaagaggtagagaagatcaaacgaagtGCGGGGGGTTGCATTATGGGTTAATTTAGTCGatgcgagagcgttacaaagatTGTCATCAATCTTCAATGGCAGACACTACAAGGGAGGCGTTGTGcaacacagagagatttactattaaatTTCGAGAGGGTACTTCCCGGGAAGACTCGGGCAACATGTTActtccttacacacacacatacacatacacacacaaaattcgagatATTAGAGGCCAACCAACAATAATCCTTCTCACACGTCATTCAAGAGTGGAACATGAGAAGGGGGGGAAAATAATGGTAGCAGTAGTACCTTCCGCCACAAGGAGTTAAGTGTTTTGTCGAGTATGATGTGGATATAAACCCAAACCACGAACGTTCGCAGGCAGCCTTGTGAACAGGATTTTATCTTTAACATTGAAATAAActtcctggttcatgttcacaatAACCTGAATGAGTGGACTGAAGACATGGTAAAAGGGACGCCCCAAAATATCACAGAGACACTTTGCATCATttttttaaatagacaaaattgcAGGTCGTCACATCACACCTCAAAATTGCAGTCAGCCACTGTCCATTTCCTGTGATGTTTTGTCCCCTGAAGACGTGCAGCCGTAAGTGCCACTTTGAGCAATGACTTTTTGCGAGGTTCCCCAGCCGATATATCAATTACTTGCGGTTTCATTAAGATACTTCACTCAGAAATTGGTTAACAGGGACATGCAGTCACTGACGTTAGCAATTTCTGTCAGATTTGAAACAGATTCGCATTGGCTAGGAGCTACTCTCGTCTTCAGTCCATGTCGGTTGGAATCTTCTTGCGATCACAGTTCTTAGGCGATTTTTATGTGGGCGCGGTTGGAAGACCATTTATAGTAGATGTGTTGGACAGTTCACGGTGATAAAGCAACAGATTTGGCAACATCCATAATAGATCTTAGTTTCCATTCCGTCAGGCATCAACCAACAACACCATCCTTCATCGATAAAAccaactggcacatacacaccattACCATACCTTGTTATTGGCTCCAGTGCTACAGCATCCGCAGAGCTTCGAGTTAATCATTGTGCTCTTTGAAGGAGGTGACTAACATTTCTTCTGGTGAATTTATACAGGTCGGTCATAAGTATTCCAGGAAATATAATATGTCGCTGTTATCCCCGTCTGCTAAGTAACACATGCCAAACGCTTTTTAGTGCGTTTTTGATAATCTACACACTTTTGTTACCAGTGCAACATTTACTCTCGAAGTTACGTCCTAGTTTTCTGGTCCAACTACTCTTTCATTGTGTTCCACATTGTCTTTATTTT is drawn from Schistocerca gregaria isolate iqSchGreg1 chromosome 3, iqSchGreg1.2, whole genome shotgun sequence and contains these coding sequences:
- the LOC126355851 gene encoding uncharacterized protein LOC126355851, with the translated sequence MLLRTWMLVLLTVTWTASADDKSGDGDEDLGVGLKMAFRLYDECERRGDTLAVCLKMRAVNLLDRAMRLPEIPLGESVLLVRSSEEDDATGGSRGASQDDLADRSGNPDQREARVDRALMDRVARFISSHRLQLTLPRLQGEDLERGVEEGRGKMKKMMGMMMMGMASKMAGLIPAAIAGLFLLAGKALIVSKMALVLILVIALKKIVAQRQSEGGHHYEMAHGWQGGHGGGGHGGGGHGGADWDRRSLAAHRMAYRAQHRPRAADAGAAAAKEKAVA